ACCGATGGTGCCGCACCTGCTGTCGGTGTCTGCCCTGGCGGTGCTGGTTACGTTCGTGGCTTACCGGTTTCTGTTGCGCAACGACAGGTCGGCTGGCGGCAATAAACTGGCCATCGGCAAGCCAGACCCTTATATCCTGTACCTGGGGCTGCTCGTGTTTTTCGCGGCCATCTGCGAGGGCGGCATGTTCGACTGGAGCGGTATATACTTCCAGCAGGTGGTGCGGGTGGATATTTTCACGTCCGGTTACCTGGTTTTCATGGTTTTCATGGCGCTCTCCAGGTTCCTCTCCGACCGCCTCATCGACCGCATCGGCATGCCCGCCACCTATATGATGAGCGCGCTTTTCATTTTTGCGGGCATCGGGCTGGCGACGCTTGTCCCCAGTTTCTGGCCCGCCATGGCCGGGTTTTCGCTGGTTGGCCTTGGCACGGCCGCCGTAATCCCGATGACATATACCCTGGCCGGTGCCTCCCGCAAATACTCGCCCGGCATGGCCATCTCTATCATTGCCACCTACGGCATCGTCGGCATGCTGATTGGCCCGCCCCTGATCGGTTACCTGGCGCACGCTTTCAGCCTGCGGGCATCGTTTGTCGCCTTTGCCCTCGCTGGCTTTATGTTGATCCCCATCTCGCAGCTGTTTTTCAGGAAAGAGGCGCAGGTGGCGGCGGCCGGTTGACGTTCTGTTTGACCGTCAGCCATATACGAGCAGGCGGCTTGCTGTTTACAAGGATTGGCTATATATAGACATAGGCGGGGCGGAAACATATATAAAGCCCGTTGCATAAAAAGGCTTGCATTTGTTGCAGAAGGCGTTTAATTTGCCGTCAGTTTCGGGGTGTAGCGTAGCCTGGTATCGCGCCAGCATGGGGTGCTGGAGGTCGCAGGTTCAAATCCTGCCACTCCGACGATTGAAGAAGGCCTTCTACTTTTGTGGAAGGCCTTTTTTGTGCGCAAGAATCTTATTAAATTAACACATAAAGGAGAATTAACTTTTTGAGGGTTATCTCCAACTATAAAACATGGTCGTTACTGAACTTGATTTATGATGGCCTGATGAAGTATTATCACTTGCCTTTTAATATTAGCATAGAACTGATTGCCCCAACATATGAATATTTAAGATTATTCAGTTTATGCTTCATAAAAAAGTGATATGTCAAAGAAAATCAAAAAATTAAAGTATGTTAACAAGTATGGTGTATCCAGATCAATTCCTGCTGAAGTAAAGCAAATAGTAAGGCGAAGATGCGGATTTGGCTGTGTAATATGTGGCCTTGCAATTTATCATTATGAGCATTTTGATCCTGTATTTGAAAATCTTAAGGTAAAACATGAGCCTAATGGTATAACCCTACTCTGCCCGAATCATCACCAAAATAAAACGAGTGGACGCTTATCTGTTGAAACAGTTAAGAAATTTAATGCCAAGCCTAAAGCTTTAGAATTAGGAAAAGTTAATGACTTATTTGACTTGGATGTAAAGTCCCCGACAGTCAAAATCGGCAACTTCACATTTAAAGACACTCCTGTTCTTATACAATTTGAATATGAGCCAATAATCAAGCTTGAACTCTCTGAAGAAGAGGAACAGCCGCATTTACTTAGCGCTACGTTGAGGGACACTAACGGTGACATAGTTCTGGAAATAGATAAGAATGAGTGGAAATCTTCAACTATGAACTGGGACTGCAAGGTAGAAGGGCCAAGAATTGTTATAAGAAGTGCTCCAAAAAAGGTGGAATTGATAATTAGAACAGAGCCCCCCTCGAATTTAGTATTTGAGAAAATATCTATGCTATACAAAGGTATTTTTATGGTGTGCTCTGAAAATATGGCATTCAATTTTTCTCTTCCTAACGGAATGACTTTTAGTGTTGAAAGTGGAGAAATAGAGGGAGGGGAGGTAGGCTTACACCTTTCAAGTTTAGGAGTGGCTGTAGGAGGGGTAATGTTAGAATACTTAACAGACGAAATGAAACCAATGAAAATAAAGCCAGGAAAGAGTAAATTGAACAAGTTATCCTTCACAAACACAACCGATAGTGATAAAGTGTAGAAAAAAAATAGCCAGAAATAGTGTTAGCAGATGCTGCTTCAATAGACTCCTGCGGCCTATTCACCTATTAATAAAAGTTTCGAACACAAATCAAAAAGCATTCTATCCCATCCTGAACGAGTAGTATTTATATCCTAACTTCATACTTCGCATAAATAAAATCATTTACGAGTTTTGTACAGGTTTTTTATATCCTTTCAGAACCTTTTGCAGTTTTTAGCATAGAAGTATGAAGGACCGGAGCCGCTGTAGCCGAATGGCCGGGCAAGCTGCACCACCAAAGAAACTAAAAACACGAAAGCGATGATAAACCCCGTATTAACCTACCTGCACGACTTTTACGGCGACGGCCAGTTCCATGACCTGACACCGTTGATCAACCAGAGCTCGAACACCGTTTCGGAAACGGCCATCCACAACCTGCACCTCGAGGGGCTGATAGAAGTGCAGGAGCCCTCTGCCTTCGAGGATCCGGAAGGTGGGGATCACAGGCACCACATGCGGGGCAGGCTCACCGAGCGGGGAATGTTTTT
This window of the Pontibacter russatus genome carries:
- a CDS encoding MFS transporter is translated as MDSKIKQRVSLSAFFFLSGFCFSSWAARIPTIKTSFGFNEAELGTILLAMPVSSLIGLPISGWLITRFDSRVPLSVAFVLFAVCLSLISLANTTGMLVAAIFLFAFCMRVLNISMNTQAITLQKLYDRKINGSFHGLWSTGGIAGVGYTTLMVALNIPMVPHLLSVSALAVLVTFVAYRFLLRNDRSAGGNKLAIGKPDPYILYLGLLVFFAAICEGGMFDWSGIYFQQVVRVDIFTSGYLVFMVFMALSRFLSDRLIDRIGMPATYMMSALFIFAGIGLATLVPSFWPAMAGFSLVGLGTAAVIPMTYTLAGASRKYSPGMAISIIATYGIVGMLIGPPLIGYLAHAFSLRASFVAFALAGFMLIPISQLFFRKEAQVAAAG